One segment of Micromonospora parathelypteridis DNA contains the following:
- a CDS encoding TrmH family RNA methyltransferase — protein MSAAIRVRPRRELRAARRPRPHRCWGHLIAAPLWPMHGANLGTLLRTCDAVGACLAVPPFPWVDEAVARGNTLRRPGCVHRVGSPLRWLAAERAAGTRVLGVELADEAVRLGDLPAARGRTVVLLGHEATGIPPEALDHLDAAVEIPMVGQGHSLNVAVAGSLVLYKLAGLL, from the coding sequence GTGAGCGCCGCCATCCGGGTCCGGCCGAGGCGTGAGCTGCGCGCCGCCCGCCGTCCCCGGCCACACCGTTGTTGGGGTCACCTGATCGCCGCCCCACTCTGGCCGATGCACGGCGCGAATCTGGGCACCCTGTTACGTACGTGCGACGCGGTCGGTGCCTGCCTCGCCGTGCCTCCGTTTCCCTGGGTGGACGAGGCCGTGGCCCGGGGCAACACGCTGCGCCGGCCGGGCTGCGTCCACCGGGTCGGCAGTCCGCTGCGCTGGCTGGCCGCCGAACGGGCCGCCGGGACTCGGGTCCTCGGGGTGGAACTGGCCGACGAGGCTGTCCGGCTCGGTGATCTGCCCGCCGCTCGGGGCCGCACCGTGGTGCTGCTGGGGCACGAAGCGACCGGCATCCCGCCCGAGGCGCTCGACCATCTGGACGCGGCGGTGGAGATTCCCATGGTGGGCCAGGGCCACAGCCTGAACGTCGCGGTAGCCGGCTCCCTGGTCCTCTACAAACTAGCCGGCCTCCTCTAG
- a CDS encoding alpha-ketoglutarate-dependent dioxygenase AlkB, which translates to MTQAAYQPSMLDLTDAGPTLGPLPGVIRRHQLSRSAWVDHLPGWVHGSDTILDTLLTEVPWRAERRTMYDTEVDVPRLLCWYDGEARLPHPVLTEARAALTRHYAPELGEPFVTAGMCLYRSGRDSVAWHGDTIGRSAHTDTIVAIVSFGAPRPLLLRPRGGGDSLRFPVGHGDLIVMGGSCQRTWEHAIPKTTRPVGPRVSVQFRPHNVA; encoded by the coding sequence ATGACGCAGGCCGCCTACCAGCCGTCGATGCTCGACCTGACCGACGCCGGGCCAACCCTGGGGCCGCTGCCCGGCGTGATCCGCCGACACCAGCTCAGCCGGAGCGCCTGGGTCGACCACCTCCCCGGCTGGGTGCACGGCTCCGACACGATCCTCGACACCCTGCTCACCGAGGTGCCCTGGCGGGCCGAGCGGCGCACCATGTATGACACCGAGGTCGACGTACCCCGCCTGCTCTGCTGGTACGACGGCGAGGCTCGACTGCCCCACCCCGTGCTCACCGAGGCACGGGCCGCGCTGACCCGGCACTACGCGCCCGAGTTGGGCGAACCCTTCGTCACCGCCGGCATGTGCCTCTACCGTTCCGGCCGGGACAGCGTCGCCTGGCACGGCGACACCATCGGCCGCTCCGCGCACACCGACACCATCGTCGCGATCGTCTCCTTCGGAGCACCCCGCCCGCTGCTGCTCCGCCCACGCGGCGGTGGCGACAGCCTGCGCTTCCCGGTGGGCCACGGCGACCTGATCGTGATGGGTGGCTCGTGCCAACGCACCTGGGAGCACGCCATCCCGAAGACCACCCGCCCGGTCGGCCCCCGAGTCAGCGTCCAGTTCCGCCCACACAACGTCGCCTGA
- a CDS encoding PseG/SpsG family protein: MSTLRVGLRCDAGPQRGVGHLVRCLALAEEFLARGAHVAVFGTVERLPWATAELTARGIPLHPGPETPAELVEAAHRHELDVLVLDSYELDPAGAGALRAAGVFTLAVIDGDSRGQVADLYLDQNFGAELPGPASAAEPPVLPGRLLAGSGYALLRDSVITARPPVPPPATTVSRPRVLAFFGGTDAVGAAPVLTRVLVATGHPMDLTVIVGRPEIEAEVEDVAPGRGQIIRPVPPTSALPKLITEADLVVSAAGTSTWELCCLGAPAALVCVVDNQRESYGRVVRHGLAAGLGELPELTAAGVAGRAARATAARTLHGLLSSPQRRATLAAQAWSTVDGQGRARVVDAVLDAVRAAAVSD; the protein is encoded by the coding sequence CTGAGCACCCTCCGGGTCGGGTTGCGCTGCGACGCCGGGCCGCAGCGCGGCGTCGGCCATCTCGTCCGCTGCCTCGCGCTCGCCGAGGAGTTCCTCGCGCGCGGCGCCCACGTCGCCGTGTTCGGCACCGTCGAACGCCTCCCCTGGGCCACCGCAGAGCTCACCGCGCGGGGCATTCCCCTGCACCCGGGCCCGGAAACGCCGGCCGAACTGGTCGAGGCAGCCCACCGCCACGAACTGGACGTGCTGGTCCTCGACTCCTACGAGCTGGACCCGGCCGGGGCGGGCGCCCTGCGCGCCGCCGGCGTGTTCACCCTCGCCGTGATCGACGGAGACAGCCGAGGCCAGGTCGCCGACCTCTACCTCGACCAGAACTTCGGAGCGGAGCTGCCGGGGCCGGCTTCCGCCGCGGAGCCCCCGGTGTTGCCCGGTCGGCTGCTCGCCGGCAGCGGGTACGCCCTGCTGCGTGACTCCGTGATCACCGCCCGGCCACCGGTTCCGCCGCCCGCCACGACGGTCAGCCGACCCCGGGTGCTGGCGTTCTTCGGCGGCACCGACGCGGTCGGTGCGGCGCCGGTCCTGACCCGGGTGCTGGTGGCCACCGGCCATCCGATGGACCTCACGGTCATCGTCGGTCGACCCGAGATCGAGGCGGAGGTCGAGGACGTCGCCCCCGGCCGCGGGCAGATCATCCGGCCGGTCCCGCCCACCAGCGCACTGCCGAAACTGATCACCGAAGCCGACCTGGTGGTCAGCGCCGCCGGCACCTCGACCTGGGAACTCTGCTGCCTCGGCGCACCCGCCGCGCTGGTCTGCGTGGTCGACAACCAACGTGAGTCGTACGGCCGGGTGGTGCGGCACGGCCTGGCCGCCGGCCTCGGCGAGCTGCCGGAGCTGACCGCCGCCGGGGTCGCCGGACGAGCCGCCCGCGCGACGGCGGCGCGGACCCTGCACGGGCTGCTCAGCTCGCCGCAGCGGCGCGCAACGCTCGCCGCACAGGCCTGGTCAACCGTTGACGGGCAGGGCCGGGCACGGGTCGTGGACGCGGTACTCGACGCCGTACGCGCCGCCGCCGTCTCCGACTGA
- a CDS encoding glycosyltransferase family protein, whose amino-acid sequence MAPTDGAEPRIVGIVQARMGSSRLPGKVLRPLAGRSVLGRVVRAARDSGVLADLVVATSTDVVDDAVVAECERLGVPCHRGPVDDVLDRFVGALAAHPGDAVMRFTADCPLLDPEIITLVASVYRAVPGLDYASTSIARTLPRGLDVEIIRAETLRTLGRLATDHHRVHVTSYAYTHPELFRVLGVTLTPDRSALRLTLDTEQDWALVSAVIDHFGDVNVPLAKLADWLHGQPRLRALNADVRQKQLEES is encoded by the coding sequence TTGGCCCCGACCGACGGCGCGGAGCCACGGATCGTCGGCATCGTGCAGGCCCGGATGGGCTCGTCCCGGCTGCCCGGCAAGGTGCTCCGCCCGCTCGCCGGGCGTTCCGTGCTGGGCCGGGTGGTGCGTGCCGCGCGTGACAGCGGCGTCCTGGCCGACCTGGTGGTCGCGACCAGCACCGACGTGGTCGACGACGCCGTCGTGGCCGAGTGCGAGCGGCTGGGCGTGCCCTGCCACCGCGGGCCCGTCGACGACGTACTGGACCGGTTCGTGGGTGCTCTCGCGGCGCACCCGGGAGACGCGGTCATGCGGTTCACCGCCGACTGCCCACTGCTCGACCCGGAGATCATCACCCTGGTCGCGTCGGTGTACCGGGCGGTCCCCGGGCTGGACTACGCGAGCACGTCGATCGCCCGCACCCTGCCCCGAGGGCTGGACGTCGAGATCATCCGAGCGGAGACGCTGCGCACCCTGGGCCGGCTCGCCACCGACCACCACCGGGTGCACGTGACCTCGTACGCGTACACCCATCCGGAGCTGTTCCGGGTGCTCGGCGTGACCCTCACTCCGGACCGCTCCGCGCTGCGGCTGACCCTCGACACCGAGCAGGACTGGGCACTGGTCAGCGCCGTCATCGACCACTTCGGGGACGTCAACGTGCCGCTGGCCAAACTCGCCGACTGGCTCCACGGGCAACCCCGACTGCGCGCGCTCAACGCGGACGTACGTCAGAAGCAGCTGGAGGAGTCCTGA
- a CDS encoding class I SAM-dependent methyltransferase, whose product MTTETAPADRITLPGGEMLAWSDLPQERLADGGPVAALAARLVPPGARVLVAGPHDPALLDQLGHAEVTCLLRSHPDAVALAQRAAHVVVGGPAGLPDDETYDVVIAAAGLDPVESVEGTRLGWDRVLARLVAAVRPGGALLLRLDNPLGLHRLVATTPWYAGRDDSAWTIGGVLDRTHPANRDQLRERLTAAELQPVACWAAYPDASTPTALLDTDHLDRDAGSGLFDAVLHGACAGGFTNDTVLQDPARLAVDALHAGRAADLAPGWLMLAHRPADPAAPTTPSVDRDLPVALVQTGRPGIGVLEVLHGPSGWRWGLTAATGTTVPAAAPFASREAAYRDADALSGPVPSGRLLRTLLLDAALRRDLATLRTLLHGYAGWLADQADTDGRIAGAAALAGTDNVVVDGERYAVLDPSWRATDALPTDVVLARGLWRFAAGLLTGGYAHPWSSTLDVAGLTVVLGGLTGHDVDRATVAEAVEAEAAIAAALHGLDHDGRVNLATELHAVAPTDPPVGADSYQQLREAWLRQREELTRLAALTAWTEELLTSRERALRRAETTIGLLSGSLSYRVGRLAITPARLAKRGARAAKRRAVAALAPPQQEEQQ is encoded by the coding sequence GTGACGACTGAGACGGCACCCGCCGACCGGATCACCCTGCCGGGCGGCGAGATGCTGGCCTGGTCCGACCTGCCGCAGGAGCGCCTGGCCGACGGTGGGCCCGTCGCCGCGCTGGCCGCCCGGCTCGTGCCGCCCGGCGCCCGGGTCCTGGTGGCCGGGCCGCACGACCCGGCCCTGCTCGACCAGCTCGGCCACGCCGAGGTGACCTGCCTGCTGCGCAGCCACCCGGACGCCGTCGCGCTGGCCCAGCGAGCCGCCCACGTGGTGGTGGGTGGCCCGGCCGGGTTGCCCGACGACGAGACGTACGACGTGGTGATCGCCGCAGCCGGGCTGGACCCGGTGGAGTCGGTGGAGGGCACCCGGCTCGGCTGGGACCGCGTGCTGGCGCGACTGGTCGCCGCGGTACGGCCGGGTGGCGCGCTGCTGCTGCGCCTGGACAACCCGCTCGGCCTGCACCGACTGGTCGCCACCACCCCCTGGTACGCCGGCCGTGACGATTCCGCCTGGACGATCGGCGGAGTGCTCGATCGCACCCACCCGGCCAACCGGGACCAGTTGCGCGAACGGCTCACCGCGGCGGAGCTGCAGCCGGTCGCGTGCTGGGCCGCGTACCCCGACGCCAGCACCCCGACGGCGCTGCTCGACACCGACCACCTCGACCGGGATGCCGGCTCCGGCCTCTTCGACGCGGTGCTGCACGGCGCGTGCGCCGGAGGTTTCACCAACGACACCGTGCTCCAGGACCCGGCCCGGCTGGCGGTGGACGCGCTGCACGCCGGACGCGCCGCCGACCTCGCACCGGGCTGGCTGATGCTCGCCCACCGGCCCGCCGACCCCGCGGCCCCGACCACGCCATCCGTCGACCGGGACCTACCGGTGGCGCTGGTGCAGACCGGGCGCCCCGGAATCGGCGTACTGGAGGTGCTGCACGGCCCGTCGGGATGGCGGTGGGGGCTCACCGCGGCCACCGGCACGACCGTGCCGGCCGCCGCGCCGTTCGCCAGCCGCGAGGCCGCGTACCGGGACGCGGACGCGCTGTCCGGGCCGGTGCCGTCCGGCCGGCTGCTGCGTACCCTGCTGCTCGACGCGGCCCTGCGCCGCGACCTGGCGACCCTGCGCACGCTGCTGCACGGGTACGCGGGCTGGCTCGCCGACCAGGCCGACACCGACGGCCGGATCGCCGGCGCCGCGGCGCTGGCCGGCACCGACAACGTGGTCGTCGACGGCGAGCGGTACGCGGTGCTCGACCCGAGCTGGCGGGCCACCGACGCGCTGCCCACCGACGTGGTGCTGGCCCGCGGGCTGTGGCGCTTCGCGGCGGGCCTGCTCACCGGCGGATACGCCCACCCGTGGTCGTCCACCCTCGACGTCGCCGGTCTGACCGTGGTGCTCGGCGGGCTCACCGGCCACGACGTGGACCGTGCGACCGTCGCCGAGGCGGTGGAGGCCGAGGCGGCCATCGCCGCCGCCCTGCACGGGCTGGACCACGACGGCAGGGTCAACCTCGCCACCGAGCTGCACGCCGTGGCGCCGACCGACCCGCCGGTCGGCGCGGACAGCTACCAGCAGCTGCGCGAGGCGTGGCTGCGACAGCGTGAGGAGCTCACCCGGCTGGCGGCACTGACCGCATGGACCGAGGAGCTGCTCACCTCGCGGGAACGGGCGCTGCGTCGCGCCGAGACGACGATCGGCCTGCTCAGCGGGTCGCTCAGCTACCGGGTGGGCCGGCTCGCCATCACCCCGGCCCGGCTGGCCAAGCGCGGCGCCCGCGCCGCCAAGCGCCGGGCCGTCGCGGCGCTCGCCCCGCCGCAGCAGGAGGAGCAGCAGTGA